In Pseudomonadota bacterium, one DNA window encodes the following:
- a CDS encoding HEAT repeat domain-containing protein, with amino-acid sequence MSMLRDCQPIRRRCPACVLVLSALCMGFEWPGAISTLATQLRSEDIEQRRMAVQLLSQYHGSERLPDLLGTALADADLGVRLQAARTAGHLRIRQLAPTLRDWLKVSEPRSRLEASRALFRMGQPGSLSSMIRILHDADERMRMAAVAALAETKRASVVIPLLGKLNDPAPAVRASVARHLGELGDRRAVVALAASAADHNAQVRTSAYRALGKLADPRAVPNLAMGSRDRVTEVALAAIAALGAVASSEEHGSGSTHCQGKYRQRIYSQLRLLLEPESLQPGSATAAAAGSAPRWLPLDRAGAETSVVPRRPGLSLPQPGSGETRAALLANLIQPNLIQPGSSRRQPGSSGKERGFGSPHWYLAQPGLGGSGSGRGSAARSLREAGCQSDTLALHSRIVAALKGVLPGSDPRIGQAALAAMGSVAGDEALGLLLAHLGDPRLGAAAAEAVVQRVWGLQALGRGADVERIVRALGEAALDAARAGQAAASAAAARCLLRISNVTRTHASADSLERALAKAVTPGRELLQALAVTGAPQASRVLARKLNDLQPDELAALIEALELYFERAGHDEGLTPPLLEALERAPIEHQGKLASLLGLARGQAAADPLTGLLSSSDDSVRLSAILGLGRLAGNRASTAALAELLAVPRASARSAAARALANSAPAELIEPLTHRLARSLRQEANLPLRRPAQGEPAVISRALITALAGTLRRHGVTLDRSTANRTHTLLEAIARGSDSHLAAAAIEALAQWRVPQAARSLGGLLDHPSSHRRASATYALGRFGTPDALQALRFVLANDGTAAAAAAAAALGQHGNGNDARHLLRVIDRGAWPANAAAAFAVARMMAKGVRTPPSFKTHLCALTRKREPYVTANLLVALAALGAGSCGPERGPEYWLATGHSHLVRAAASRWIQALLRDPQTAASRRVHLARALLACSRKVVQPYLARLCASPEAPAGDQELYAHAYAADSERLLRNRLVAVQLWDASVLVARTNANGSLRLDSVPDGPLRLEDPSSVELNRFTDR; translated from the coding sequence ATGTCGATGCTTCGCGACTGCCAGCCCATTCGGCGCAGGTGCCCGGCCTGTGTCCTGGTGCTGAGCGCGCTATGCATGGGGTTCGAGTGGCCGGGCGCGATATCGACCCTGGCGACCCAACTCCGCTCGGAGGATATCGAGCAGCGCCGGATGGCCGTCCAGCTACTGTCGCAGTACCACGGTAGCGAGCGACTGCCCGACCTTCTCGGCACTGCGCTAGCCGACGCGGACCTTGGCGTGCGCCTTCAAGCAGCCCGCACCGCGGGTCACCTCCGAATTCGGCAGCTGGCACCGACCCTGCGTGACTGGCTCAAGGTCAGCGAACCTCGAAGCAGGCTGGAAGCTTCCAGGGCCCTGTTTCGCATGGGGCAACCGGGTTCCCTGTCCAGTATGATACGAATCCTTCATGATGCGGACGAACGCATGCGCATGGCCGCGGTCGCTGCGCTGGCCGAAACCAAGCGGGCTTCGGTGGTGATCCCTCTGCTGGGCAAGTTGAACGACCCCGCGCCGGCCGTGAGGGCGTCCGTTGCTCGGCACCTCGGCGAGCTGGGGGACCGACGTGCTGTAGTCGCCCTTGCAGCCAGCGCCGCCGACCACAACGCACAGGTGCGAACCAGCGCCTACAGGGCGCTAGGCAAGCTCGCTGACCCGCGCGCCGTGCCCAACCTGGCCATGGGCAGTCGAGACCGGGTAACCGAGGTTGCCCTCGCGGCTATAGCGGCACTCGGCGCTGTTGCCAGCTCGGAAGAGCATGGCTCAGGATCGACGCATTGCCAAGGAAAGTATCGCCAGCGAATCTATTCACAACTCCGGTTGTTGCTCGAACCGGAGTCACTTCAGCCCGGATCGGCAACTGCAGCCGCAGCAGGGTCCGCACCCCGGTGGCTCCCCCTGGATCGCGCGGGCGCAGAGACCAGCGTTGTACCCCGGCGACCCGGGTTGAGCTTGCCGCAACCCGGGTCAGGGGAGACACGCGCCGCACTCCTGGCCAACTTGATTCAACCCAACTTGATTCAACCCGGGTCGAGCAGGAGGCAACCCGGGTCGAGCGGGAAGGAACGGGGGTTCGGCTCCCCACACTGGTACTTGGCTCAACCCGGGTTGGGCGGGAGCGGGAGCGGCCGGGGGTCGGCCGCCAGGAGCCTGCGCGAGGCAGGATGCCAGAGCGATACGCTCGCGTTGCACAGCAGGATCGTGGCAGCGCTGAAGGGAGTGCTGCCAGGCTCTGACCCCCGTATCGGACAGGCTGCGCTTGCGGCCATGGGCAGTGTCGCGGGCGATGAGGCTTTGGGGCTGTTGCTCGCGCACCTTGGCGATCCCCGTTTGGGGGCTGCGGCCGCTGAAGCGGTTGTCCAGCGCGTCTGGGGCCTGCAGGCGTTGGGTCGAGGAGCCGACGTGGAGCGTATCGTTCGTGCGCTGGGTGAGGCGGCCTTAGACGCGGCACGGGCCGGGCAAGCCGCCGCCTCAGCCGCGGCGGCTCGCTGCCTGCTGCGTATCTCGAACGTCACACGCACGCATGCGTCCGCGGACTCGCTCGAGCGTGCGCTCGCCAAGGCCGTCACCCCAGGCCGGGAATTGCTCCAGGCCCTTGCCGTGACCGGTGCTCCGCAGGCATCGAGGGTGCTGGCGCGCAAGCTGAACGACCTGCAGCCGGATGAATTGGCGGCCCTGATCGAAGCCCTCGAGCTGTACTTCGAGCGGGCCGGACACGACGAGGGGCTCACCCCACCTTTGCTCGAAGCGCTCGAACGGGCTCCGATCGAGCACCAAGGCAAGCTGGCTTCTCTGCTGGGGCTCGCACGGGGCCAGGCTGCGGCCGATCCCCTGACGGGACTGCTTTCGAGCAGCGACGACTCGGTGCGGCTCTCCGCAATCTTGGGCCTGGGCAGGCTGGCCGGAAACCGAGCCAGTACGGCAGCGCTTGCCGAGCTGCTGGCTGTGCCCCGAGCGTCCGCGCGCTCGGCCGCCGCACGTGCGCTCGCGAACTCGGCACCGGCCGAGCTAATCGAACCGCTAACCCACCGCCTTGCCCGTTCCCTGCGGCAGGAAGCGAACTTGCCGCTGCGGCGGCCGGCGCAGGGCGAGCCTGCAGTGATCTCACGAGCGCTGATCACGGCACTGGCCGGAACGCTGCGCCGTCATGGCGTCACACTCGATCGGAGCACTGCGAATCGGACGCACACACTGCTGGAAGCGATCGCTCGCGGCTCGGACTCCCATCTCGCCGCAGCTGCGATCGAAGCGCTGGCACAATGGCGGGTTCCGCAGGCTGCCAGATCCCTTGGTGGGCTGCTCGATCATCCTTCCTCCCACAGGCGTGCAAGCGCCACCTATGCGCTCGGCCGCTTCGGGACCCCTGACGCGCTGCAGGCGCTGCGCTTCGTCCTGGCCAACGACGGTACCGCTGCGGCTGCAGCCGCGGCTGCAGCGCTTGGCCAGCACGGCAATGGAAACGATGCGCGCCACCTGCTACGCGTAATCGACCGTGGCGCCTGGCCGGCCAACGCGGCGGCAGCCTTCGCCGTTGCCCGCATGATGGCGAAGGGCGTTCGGACGCCCCCAAGCTTCAAGACCCATCTGTGCGCTCTCACCCGCAAGCGCGAACCGTACGTGACGGCGAACTTGCTTGTCGCACTCGCGGCGCTAGGCGCCGGCTCCTGCGGACCTGAGCGCGGACCCGAGTACTGGCTCGCCACGGGGCACAGCCACCTCGTGCGGGCCGCGGCCAGTCGTTGGATCCAGGCGCTGTTGCGCGATCCGCAAACTGCAGCGTCTCGGCGAGTCCATCTGGCTCGTGCACTACTCGCGTGCAGCCGCAAGGTGGTGCAGCCCTACTTGGCCAGGCTTTGTGCCAGCCCGGAAGCACCCGCCGGGGACCAGGAGCTCTATGCACACGCGTACGCCGCCGACAGCGAGCGGCTGCTTCGAAACCGTCTTGTTGCCGTACAGCTGTGGGACGCATCCGTGCTCGTGGCTCGCACCAACGCCAACGGCAGCCTGCGACTGGATTCTGTACCGGACGGCCCCTTGCGGCTCGAGGACCCGAGCAGCGTAGAACTGAACCGATTCACAGATCGCTGA
- the miaB gene encoding tRNA (N6-isopentenyl adenosine(37)-C2)-methylthiotransferase MiaB, protein MVARLRPKVHWLVAGVVRAPLQMKRYVLQTFGCQMNVHDSDRIADVLSRHGYSITDEPTLADALVINSCSVREKAEHKLVSLVGALRLLKEQRPDLVIAVAGCMAQHAGRALLRRVPLVDVLIGPDNIAELPGLLDAARRGAGPQVRTELDLAAPQFLCAPTDGLRAGASAFVTVMKGCDERCSFCIVPYTRGSERYRPARDIVAEVRALVAAGVREIVLLGQTVNSWFEPGTVRRRGSSQFAELLRRIAHEVPELLRLRYTSPHPRHLTSSLIEAHATLDVLPWHVHLPVQSGSDRVLKRMIRRYRRDTFIERARALCAARSGFTLSTDVIVGFPGETEQDFQQTLSLVREVGFVSAFAFKYSPRPHTSALALADDVPEAVKDERLQRVLALVEKQQQAHLRSLVGTRTQVLIEGPGRGDSTRFKGRSHRHEIVHVAVQAPSGGLVGRLLEVEICQAHRHSVSAMACDAREGLRQAAARARRHDATRRGGSLHLPVFSA, encoded by the coding sequence GTGGTTGCGCGACTCCGCCCCAAGGTACACTGGCTTGTCGCCGGCGTGGTGAGGGCTCCGCTGCAGATGAAGAGATACGTGCTTCAGACCTTCGGCTGTCAGATGAATGTCCACGATTCGGACCGAATCGCGGACGTGCTGAGCCGGCATGGCTACTCGATTACCGACGAACCCACGCTGGCCGACGCGCTGGTTATCAATAGCTGCTCGGTGCGAGAGAAGGCCGAGCACAAGCTCGTGAGCCTCGTGGGCGCCCTGCGCCTCCTCAAGGAGCAACGCCCCGATCTGGTGATCGCCGTGGCGGGCTGCATGGCGCAGCACGCCGGCCGGGCCTTGCTCCGGCGCGTGCCGTTGGTGGACGTGCTGATCGGCCCTGACAACATTGCAGAGCTTCCCGGTCTGCTGGACGCAGCCCGGCGCGGCGCTGGCCCGCAAGTGCGGACCGAGCTCGACCTGGCGGCGCCGCAGTTCCTGTGCGCGCCTACGGATGGCCTGCGTGCGGGGGCCAGTGCTTTCGTTACCGTGATGAAGGGTTGCGACGAGCGCTGCAGTTTCTGCATCGTGCCTTACACGCGCGGTTCCGAACGCTACCGGCCCGCGCGAGACATCGTGGCGGAGGTGCGCGCGCTCGTTGCAGCTGGGGTACGCGAGATCGTGCTGCTGGGGCAAACCGTCAATTCGTGGTTCGAGCCGGGGACGGTCCGGCGGAGGGGTAGCTCGCAGTTCGCCGAGCTGCTTCGGCGAATCGCGCACGAGGTGCCTGAGCTGTTGCGCCTGCGCTACACGTCGCCCCATCCCCGCCACCTGACTTCCTCGCTGATCGAGGCGCATGCTACGCTCGACGTGCTCCCTTGGCACGTACATCTGCCCGTACAGTCGGGATCCGACCGCGTGCTCAAGCGCATGATACGCCGGTATCGACGGGACACGTTCATCGAGCGCGCTCGAGCGCTATGCGCGGCCCGGTCGGGGTTCACCCTCTCGACAGATGTCATCGTCGGTTTTCCCGGCGAAACGGAGCAGGACTTCCAACAAACACTGTCGCTTGTGCGTGAAGTCGGTTTCGTTTCGGCGTTCGCCTTCAAGTACTCGCCACGCCCGCACACTTCGGCCCTCGCCCTGGCGGATGACGTCCCCGAGGCGGTCAAGGACGAGCGGCTGCAGCGCGTGCTCGCGCTGGTGGAAAAGCAGCAACAGGCCCACTTGCGCTCGCTGGTGGGCACGCGCACGCAGGTCCTGATCGAGGGCCCTGGTCGCGGGGATTCCACTCGTTTCAAGGGCCGCAGCCATCGTCACGAGATCGTGCATGTGGCCGTCCAGGCCCCCTCGGGCGGGCTCGTCGGGCGCCTCCTCGAGGTGGAGATCTGCCAGGCGCACCGTCACTCCGTTTCGGCCATGGCCTGCGATGCCCGCGAGGGGTTGCGGCAGGCCGCAGCGCGGGCGCGCCGCCACGACGCAACTCGCCGGGGTGGCTCCCTGCACCTACCGGTGTTTAGCGCGTGA
- a CDS encoding VanZ family protein, with protein MTRSDVVAQRQPLRLALAWGPALLYTVAIWIASSLPHLQVPLDRVPWRDKGVHFVEYAVLGALVVRGALRTWPLVSRVRLLLLSWTATAIWGLIDEIHQAFVPGRLADVADVVADVLGGVAGVAVAGLLSWLAARRSPRTHEA; from the coding sequence GTGACCCGTTCCGACGTTGTGGCGCAACGTCAGCCGCTGCGGCTTGCCCTGGCTTGGGGTCCGGCCCTCCTCTATACCGTTGCCATCTGGATCGCCTCGTCGCTGCCGCACCTTCAGGTGCCGCTGGACCGCGTCCCCTGGCGCGACAAAGGCGTCCATTTCGTGGAGTATGCCGTGCTGGGCGCGCTCGTGGTTCGGGGCGCCCTTCGCACGTGGCCGCTTGTCTCGCGCGTCCGCCTGCTGTTGCTCTCGTGGACGGCGACTGCAATCTGGGGCCTGATCGATGAGATCCACCAGGCCTTCGTGCCTGGCCGGCTCGCGGACGTAGCAGACGTTGTTGCCGACGTGCTCGGCGGCGTCGCCGGCGTCGCTGTTGCCGGCCTGCTGTCTTGGCTGGCTGCCCGACGCAGTCCCCGCACGCATGAAGCATGA